TGTCCAGTACATCCGCCGCCGCCTCTGATTGCCAGCGCTGCCGGGCATTACGAATGGCGTTGTACGCTGTGCGGCCTGCCTGGCGGTCCGCGTCCAGGTCACGGTATGCCCGTTTGTAATCGGCATATCGCAACCGCGCGGTATGTCCTGGTACCAGCCGCACCGCGTATAGAGTGCCGTCCACAACAGTGAGGCGTCGTCCCTCCCGATTGGTCATGCTGGTGTAGTGGAGTGCCGCTCGTACAAACCCCGCCTCCTGCAGCTGCGCCGTCCATCGGCGCAGTGTGTTGTCGCTCACCCCCAGGGCTGCCGCGAGCAGTTCGGCAGAGAGGTGCAGGATAATCTGCCGAGGTGGATGTCCGGTTCGACTGTAGAGGTGGGGACAGGTGGCCAGTCGAGTGCGGGCCAACGTGTCCAGTCGCGCAGCTAAGGCCGCGGCACCAGCCGTGCCCGCACCTCGCCCGCGTTTAGGACGAAACTGCTTAAGGTCTAGCAGCTCAGCGAGAGGGGCGACAGGCTGCAACTGGCGATGCACTCTAGGGGATGGTCGTCGGTTTAGTGCGGTCTCCAGCTCATCTAGGGTCACCATCCATGCTGGCGGTTCGGACGGAGCCGGCCCTTCCTGATTCAGTGAGTGAGGCCTGTCTGGCTCCGTCTGGTCTCGTGAAACTCCATGATCTGCACCGAGCCCAGCGGTCAGCGACACCATGGCGAGAAACTCGTTAGCGCGCTGCGTTTGGCTGGGTGTCAGAGGCGGCAGTCTCCCGCCTTGGCTCATAACATCATCTGCAATGGACATGTCGGGCTCCTCTTGAAAAAAAAGGGGCGCTACGGGTAACATGCCTTGACAACTGTAGGCACATTTCCGTCTCTCTGGACTCCCGTTGGCGCGGGAGTCGACTTTTTTGCTTGTTGAAACCTCGCTGAGTTCCCGATCCTCCTTGCTTCTACCCTACGTGCCCGAGGGTGCATTTCTCAAACCCCCGCTCGACCGCACGCCACAGAGCCCCCGTTGGTGATCTTGGTCTGTTCTCGTTGGTGATCTTGGTCTGTTTGATGGAAATCGCCGTCTGGGACGTAAAAAAATAGATAGGAAAATCCGTATAGACAAATATCTTAATTTTACCTTAATACCTCTACCTGCCAGACTGATCGCATGAGTCCGGCGTTTGTATGGCCTGGGAGGCACCGATGAGGTCGGTGCCAGCAGTTACCTGTACCTCTTGAAGGAAGGCCACTTGCTGATCGACGCTGGCGCGCGCCCCGGCGCCCTCGGCGACGCCGCCCTGCCGCAGCTCGGTCTGCTGAGTGAGCATCCACCCACAGCGATGATCCTCACGCACGCGCACCTGGACCATGTCGGTGACCTGCCGGTGGTCATCCGCCGCCATCCCAGGCTACATATCTATTGCACTGAAGCGACCGCCCGCATTGCCACGCTCGTGCTCGCGGACACCCTCAAGGTCAGCGCCGAGCAGGGCTTCCCCATGTTCTCTCCAGGTGAGATGAAGCGTGCGCTCGAGCGCTTACGCCCCATCCCTTACTTCCGGGAAATCACCGACCACGGCTTCGCGTTCACTCTTTTTCCTTCGGGACACCTGCTTGGAGCGGCCAGCGTTCTGATTGAAAGCGGAGGGCGCACGGTCTTCCACACCGGCGACGTCAGCAATACCGATACCCCGGTGGTCAGTGCCGCCTGGCTTCCGGCCCAGGTGATGGCAGTGGACGCGGTGGTCTCAGAGAGCACGTACGGCGACACGCTCCTGCCAGCCAGCAAGGAGCAGGTGCGTACTTTCGTACAGGCCATTGGGGAAACCTTATGTACTGGCGGCCGCGTCCTGATTCCCTCGTTTGCCCTGGGCCGGGCCCAAGAGAGATCACCCAGATCCTTCAGACCGGCATGGCCAGTGGCCTGCTGCCCCATGTCCCCATCCACCTTGACGGCCTGACCCGTCAGATGACCGAGGCCTATGAGGAGATGCTCCCGCTTCTACCCCAGACTCTGCAAAACAGGCAGAGATCGAGCGGGCAGCCTGCTTTCCTGAGTGGCACCGTGCACCTGGTAAAAGACCGAAAGGATCGCGAGCGGATCATAGCTTCAGACCAGCCCGCTGTGGTCGTGGCTTCCAGCGGCATGCTGCATGCCGGGGCCAGTCCGCAGTACGCCCGGGCCTGGCTGCCCCAAAGTGACAACGCTCTGTTCGTGGTCGGCTACCAGGACGCCGAATCGCCAGGGCGCCGCCTACTGGAACTTCAGCAGGGCGGTGAGGTACTGCTGCCCGACGGCAAAGGAGGCCGCGAAGCTATTGCAGCCTACGCGCGGGTGGAGCGTTTTTACCTGTCCGCCCATGCCGACCGGGGCGGCCTGCTCGGTATGATTGCCCGCTACAGCCCAGGCAAGGTCCTGCTGACCCACGGGGAGCTCGGGCCGCGCAGCAACCTGGCCGGCTACCTGAACAGCAAGTACGAGGGCCTCCGTCAGGGTCGCTGCGCTGGCGCGCAAAAGGGCTAGACAAGCAGGCTAAGGCTGATCTGGGTGCGAGCGCTTTTGCCCTGACCTGCCGCAGCGAGGGCAGGTTCAGGTCTATTCTGGACGTTCCAGGTACTGATAGAGCGTCTCCCGGCTGATCCCCAATTCCCGCGCCAGGGCAGCTTTCGATTCTCCAGCCTGCACCCTGCGCCGAAGTTGCTGCACCTGCTCGGCACTCAAGGCCTTCTTGCGGCCCCGGTATTTCCCTTGCTTGCGGGCGAGGGCGATGCCCTCGCGCTGCCGCTCCCGGATCAGAGATCGTTCAAACTCGGCGAAGGCGCCCATAACGCTCAGCAGCAAATTCGACATGGGCGCGTCCTCACCCGTGAAGGTCAGCCCTTCCTTGACGAACTCCACCCGGATGCCCCGACGGGTCAGGCCACTCACAAGC
The sequence above is a segment of the Deinococcus wulumuqiensis R12 genome. Coding sequences within it:
- a CDS encoding MBL fold metallo-hydrolase — protein: MLIDAGARPGALGDAALPQLGLLSEHPPTAMILTHAHLDHVGDLPVVIRRHPRLHIYCTEATARIATLVLADTLKVSAEQGFPMFSPGEMKRALERLRPIPYFREITDHGFAFTLFPSGHLLGAASVLIESGGRTVFHTGDVSNTDTPVVSAAWLPAQVMAVDAVVSESTYGDTLLPASKEQVRTFVQAIGETLCTGGRVLIPSFALGRAQERSPRSFRPAWPVACCPMSPSTLTA
- a CDS encoding MBL fold metallo-hydrolase RNA specificity domain-containing protein: MASGLLPHVPIHLDGLTRQMTEAYEEMLPLLPQTLQNRQRSSGQPAFLSGTVHLVKDRKDRERIIASDQPAVVVASSGMLHAGASPQYARAWLPQSDNALFVVGYQDAESPGRRLLELQQGGEVLLPDGKGGREAIAAYARVERFYLSAHADRGGLLGMIARYSPGKVLLTHGELGPRSNLAGYLNSKYEGLRQGRCAGAQKG
- a CDS encoding recombinase family protein, whose protein sequence is MPGQRIGYTRVSSLDQNPARQLDQTQVDRVFTDQASGKDVHRPQLGALLAFAREGDTVVVHSMDRLARNLDDLRQLVSGLTRRGIRVEFVKEGLTFTGEDAPMSNLLLSVMGAFAEFERSLIRERQREGIALARKQGKYRGRKKALSAEQVQQLRRRVQAGESKAALARELGISRETLYQYLERPE